From the genome of Sphingobacterium kitahiroshimense, one region includes:
- a CDS encoding TIM barrel protein — protein sequence MSKNNFPKLHNATWPGIVGKGDHEPIISLDELLEKTAHANVDGVKFDGIDLGLFNAHVKLDPTDDNVNFVVDKVGGYNLEIGTLIAPIWPPDGGSAMGTQADRDRFVAVVQKASEFGYKLRKLGIRTNNVIRIDSATSVAEWAKNPLENTKIIAETFRRACDVAATYGERLAAEGEICWGGMQSWRTMLETLEMVDRDNMGFQADMSHTFLYLLGYNEPKDRILKTDFQWEDRAELERGLQFLTDKLRPWTIDFHVAQNDGTVFGSGSHDKTGRHCLPTDPNGKLDIVKDAGYWLRDENGNPNKVFDHICWDGCMFPNEVMHKQETWNSILETMIKVRNAHGWSV from the coding sequence ATGAGCAAGAACAATTTTCCAAAATTGCACAATGCGACCTGGCCAGGTATTGTAGGCAAGGGCGATCATGAGCCTATTATTTCTTTGGATGAGCTTTTAGAAAAAACAGCTCATGCTAATGTTGATGGTGTCAAGTTTGATGGCATTGATCTAGGTCTTTTCAATGCACATGTAAAATTAGATCCTACAGATGACAATGTCAATTTTGTTGTGGACAAAGTGGGGGGGTATAATTTAGAAATCGGTACTTTGATTGCACCGATCTGGCCACCTGATGGTGGTTCTGCGATGGGTACTCAAGCAGATAGGGATCGCTTTGTAGCTGTTGTGCAAAAGGCAAGTGAGTTTGGTTATAAACTAAGAAAACTAGGTATTCGAACTAATAACGTGATCCGGATCGACTCGGCTACCAGCGTAGCTGAATGGGCTAAAAATCCTCTTGAAAATACCAAAATAATTGCGGAAACATTTAGACGTGCATGTGACGTAGCAGCTACGTATGGAGAACGACTTGCTGCGGAAGGGGAAATCTGCTGGGGTGGCATGCAAAGTTGGAGAACGATGCTGGAAACGCTGGAGATGGTGGATAGGGATAATATGGGGTTTCAGGCAGATATGTCTCATACTTTTTTATATCTACTGGGGTATAATGAACCTAAGGACCGGATTCTTAAAACTGATTTTCAATGGGAAGATAGAGCCGAGCTGGAACGTGGTCTTCAATTCTTGACAGATAAGCTTCGTCCATGGACGATAGATTTTCATGTTGCTCAGAATGATGGAACCGTATTTGGCTCGGGTTCGCATGATAAAACGGGAAGACATTGTTTGCCGACTGATCCGAATGGTAAGCTAGATATTGTAAAGGATGCTGGATATTGGTTGCGCGATGAGAATGGTAACCCAAACAAAGTTTTCGACCACATTTGTTGGGATGGCTGTATGTTTCCAAATGAAGTGATGCATAAACAAGAGACCTGGAATTCAATTCTGGAAACCATGATTAAAGTGCGAAATGCACATGGATGGTCGGTGTAA
- a CDS encoding RagB/SusD family nutrient uptake outer membrane protein, with the protein MNIKYILLSLGLLSFSSCNHLLDVKPYTFSSGDNYYENEGQVLRAVNGVYGRLQGLYTSDFWAMTEMVADNTNYQYDETDRGAQQREEIDEFLITSSNNYINTVWATLYSVIQESNVILSRIDQVSFADEGLKKRYIGEVKFLQAFTYFHLVRLFGEIPLHTKEVANPTDAFTKGKASVEEVYGVIIQHAKDAVANLPNSYDKNNAGRITKGAALTLLGEVYLTRKQFAEAASAFQEVTQLGYALLPDYANCFNPNNKNNEESVFEVQYDQSVEGENSNFIYMFGPRNGKLKLVGYSGNLGGSNIPTPSIYNLYEAGDLRKDKSIALFDDPSNASYQEAIAFGGKMPFIKKFYHAPYIEDGRSNENWPVYRYGYVLLMLAEAQNESGVGNPYLNLNLVRKRAGLEPLSGLTKEGLRDAIAKEQRVEVAFESHRWYQLLRMGKAEEVLNAHGVEEKKRLSRLSSASYNVQPFKLLFPIPQREVLTNGISQNTGY; encoded by the coding sequence ATGAATATAAAATATATTTTATTGAGTTTGGGACTACTAAGCTTCTCCTCATGTAATCACCTATTAGATGTTAAACCATATACATTTTCCAGCGGTGATAATTATTATGAAAATGAAGGACAAGTCCTTCGCGCTGTGAACGGGGTCTATGGCCGCTTACAAGGTTTGTACACCAGTGATTTTTGGGCGATGACTGAAATGGTTGCTGATAATACCAACTATCAATATGATGAAACCGATAGAGGGGCGCAACAAAGGGAAGAGATAGATGAATTTTTGATAACCTCTTCAAATAATTATATCAATACTGTATGGGCAACATTATACAGTGTTATACAAGAGTCTAATGTTATCCTTAGCCGAATTGATCAGGTTTCTTTTGCCGACGAAGGTTTGAAAAAGCGATATATAGGTGAAGTGAAGTTTTTACAGGCTTTCACCTACTTTCATTTGGTACGCTTATTCGGAGAAATTCCATTACACACGAAGGAAGTTGCGAATCCAACGGATGCTTTTACCAAAGGTAAGGCATCGGTCGAAGAAGTATACGGTGTAATTATACAACATGCTAAGGATGCAGTTGCAAATCTACCAAATAGCTATGATAAGAATAATGCCGGACGTATTACTAAGGGCGCTGCTTTAACGCTATTGGGTGAGGTATACTTAACAAGAAAGCAATTTGCTGAAGCTGCTTCTGCTTTTCAGGAAGTCACGCAATTGGGCTATGCTTTATTGCCTGATTATGCCAACTGTTTCAACCCGAATAATAAAAATAATGAGGAGTCTGTCTTTGAAGTGCAATATGATCAATCTGTTGAAGGTGAGAATAGTAATTTTATTTATATGTTCGGACCCCGAAATGGCAAGTTGAAGTTAGTGGGGTATTCTGGAAATCTTGGTGGATCTAATATTCCAACGCCAAGTATATATAACCTATATGAAGCGGGGGATTTGCGGAAGGATAAATCAATAGCCTTGTTCGATGATCCTTCAAATGCGTCCTATCAAGAGGCAATCGCTTTTGGTGGAAAAATGCCCTTCATCAAGAAATTTTATCATGCACCTTATATTGAAGATGGACGGTCCAATGAGAACTGGCCAGTATACCGATATGGGTATGTCTTATTGATGTTGGCAGAGGCGCAAAATGAGTCTGGGGTTGGAAATCCTTATCTAAACTTAAACTTGGTACGTAAACGAGCAGGATTGGAACCTTTATCAGGTTTGACCAAGGAAGGTTTACGGGATGCTATTGCAAAGGAACAGCGTGTCGAGGTTGCTTTTGAGAGCCATAGATGGTACCAGTTGTTACGTATGGGAAAGGCGGAAGAAGTCTTAAATGCTCACGGAGTGGAAGAGAAAAAACGTCTTTCGCGCTTAAGCTCGGCTTCCTATAATGTGCAGCCCTTTAAGTTATTGTTTCCTATTCCACAGCGTGAAGTGCTAACCAATGGGATTTCACAAAACACGGGGTATTAA
- a CDS encoding aldose 1-epimerase family protein: MDFSKKDWLEKVSHVAQVGGIETSVLDNGRGRGTRIAWINTGTGLRFKVVIDRAMDIADAYFNQFNLSWISKLGVTAPQPFSDKGADWLRTFGGGLLVTCGLTHVGGPEADVFGSRGLHDQISNIPAEIIHIKQPDLLNGDLEISITGRILQGHPLGHPLELIRTIRCYLGDPTIHIEDVVQNVGNMDAPHMLLYHFNFGWPLVDAGTQLLWNGKWLPRESGESNKIFKAGYDFKTCQEPREDHRGAGEEAVFISPKSDQKGNSHCGLFNEKLGFAVALTFKKEQLPWLTNWQHWGPGEYVTGLEPGTNPPLGQKMMRERKELIFLKPQEKKVYQLSLSILDTLEEIQVFKDNM, translated from the coding sequence GTGGATTTTTCAAAGAAAGATTGGTTGGAAAAAGTGTCTCATGTGGCACAGGTCGGTGGTATCGAGACTTCGGTTTTGGATAATGGACGGGGACGTGGTACCCGTATTGCCTGGATAAATACAGGTACGGGATTGCGTTTTAAAGTTGTTATAGATCGAGCTATGGATATTGCGGATGCTTATTTCAACCAATTTAATTTGAGCTGGATCAGTAAGTTGGGTGTAACTGCACCGCAACCTTTTTCGGATAAGGGAGCAGATTGGTTACGCACTTTTGGTGGTGGATTGTTGGTTACTTGTGGACTTACTCATGTTGGTGGTCCTGAAGCGGATGTTTTTGGAAGTCGAGGACTACATGATCAGATTAGTAATATTCCCGCAGAAATTATTCATATAAAACAACCGGATTTGTTAAATGGAGATCTTGAAATATCGATCACTGGGAGGATACTACAGGGACATCCTCTTGGACATCCTCTTGAGTTGATTCGGACAATCCGATGTTACCTCGGGGATCCTACAATACATATTGAAGATGTGGTCCAAAATGTTGGTAATATGGATGCACCACACATGTTGCTCTACCACTTTAACTTTGGTTGGCCTCTTGTGGATGCGGGTACTCAATTACTTTGGAATGGAAAATGGCTGCCACGGGAATCAGGTGAATCCAATAAAATATTTAAAGCAGGCTATGATTTTAAAACCTGTCAAGAACCACGTGAAGATCATCGGGGAGCAGGAGAAGAAGCGGTGTTTATATCTCCTAAAAGCGATCAGAAAGGAAATAGCCATTGTGGGCTGTTTAATGAAAAGCTGGGTTTTGCGGTTGCGCTAACTTTTAAGAAAGAACAGCTTCCTTGGTTGACCAATTGGCAACACTGGGGCCCTGGGGAATATGTGACTGGATTAGAACCGGGTACAAATCCACCGTTGGGGCAAAAGATGATGCGTGAACGTAAAGAACTGATTTTTCTTAAACCTCAGGAAAAAAAAGTATATCAACTTTCTTTGAGCATATTAGATACACTTGAAGAAATTCAGGTCTTTAAAGATAACATGTAG
- a CDS encoding c-type cytochrome — protein MRKINNMQLVLFAIFLLILAGACREQIKDEGTKDENPKTKKIVLPEGFAVDHIYSPSDNKQGSWVAMTFDDKGRMITSDQYGALFRIELPPIGSDSTMKPKIEKLDFPLDNPADTSSTKVGIGFAQGLLWAHNSLYVVVNHNPDEQLSKGSGLYRLQDTNQDDKLDKITQLLALNGEGEHGPHSVVLGPDSAIYLIAGNHTDLPKMDAYRLPSNWHHDNLLPHIVDPQGHATDRKEPGGWIAKTDPEGKHWEMISGGYRNPFDITFNDDGEMFTYDSDMEWDFGMPWYRPTRICHVTSGAEYGWRTGNAKWDPSYPDNLPGTLNIGQGSPTNLLYASKAKFPDKYRNSLLAFDWSFGIIYSVQLTPKGATYEAKAEEFISGSPLALTSGEIGPDGALYFLTGGRKLESDLYRVYYKGHADIEPKKTKNEIPKGIALRREIEQFHKPSAPGTAEKVWKYLGDPDRFIRYAARIAVEHQPVDTWKHLVFQEKNVLRLTEAMLALARNGDQSLQAEMFNKLATIDIRKLPQQMLLNLLRVYEVSIARMGTPVESQRILLSERLAGLYPSKINLVNRELGKVLVAIGDASVVPKTVPLLYSAKDDSTNTSFMSSSNLILRNPQYGLDIADMLANIPPAQQIFLATMLSSAHTGWTPELHDEYFKWFYKGFGYKGGNSYIGFIDKARKIALSHVNKDKLAYYSKISGDSLVNQSGNRLAEKVQNAKGPGRDWKIDTALKYINDNTEIRDFKRGGELFVALRCASCHTMKGSGGSVGPDLTQLGTRFSPKDMLEAMIEPSKVISDQYESKVFHLKDGTKQMGRLMGESEKSYTISQNPYAPQLTKEIAKKDVQDIKVSEVSIMPPGTLNVLNPEELRDLMAYLMSGGNENSDVYKKKNK, from the coding sequence ATGAGAAAAATTAATAACATGCAGCTCGTGTTGTTTGCCATTTTCCTGCTCATTTTGGCGGGGGCATGTCGTGAACAAATTAAAGATGAAGGTACTAAGGATGAGAATCCGAAGACTAAGAAAATTGTTTTACCTGAGGGTTTTGCAGTAGATCATATCTATAGCCCGTCGGATAATAAACAGGGATCATGGGTCGCGATGACCTTTGATGATAAGGGGAGGATGATTACCTCGGATCAGTATGGAGCATTGTTCCGTATCGAATTGCCACCTATAGGTTCAGATAGTACGATGAAACCTAAGATTGAAAAGTTAGATTTTCCATTAGATAATCCGGCTGATACTAGTTCGACGAAAGTAGGAATTGGATTTGCTCAAGGTTTGTTATGGGCCCACAACAGTCTATATGTGGTGGTGAACCATAATCCGGATGAGCAGCTTTCGAAAGGTAGTGGTTTGTACCGTTTACAGGATACAAATCAGGATGATAAGCTGGATAAGATTACACAATTATTGGCCTTAAATGGTGAGGGTGAACATGGACCGCATAGTGTTGTGCTTGGACCTGATTCGGCGATATATTTAATTGCGGGTAATCATACTGATTTGCCCAAGATGGATGCCTATCGTTTACCCTCAAACTGGCATCACGATAATTTGTTACCTCATATCGTAGATCCACAGGGTCATGCCACCGATCGTAAAGAACCGGGGGGCTGGATTGCTAAAACTGATCCTGAAGGTAAGCACTGGGAGATGATTAGTGGTGGGTATCGAAATCCGTTTGATATTACTTTTAATGATGATGGCGAAATGTTTACCTACGATTCGGATATGGAATGGGATTTTGGGATGCCTTGGTATCGCCCAACAAGGATCTGTCATGTAACAAGTGGTGCTGAGTACGGATGGAGGACTGGTAATGCCAAATGGGATCCCAGTTACCCCGATAACCTACCGGGTACGCTGAATATCGGACAGGGCTCGCCAACGAATCTTCTCTATGCAAGCAAAGCGAAATTTCCGGATAAGTATAGAAATAGTCTTCTGGCATTTGACTGGAGTTTTGGTATTATCTATTCTGTTCAGTTAACACCAAAAGGAGCGACTTATGAGGCAAAAGCGGAAGAATTTATATCGGGATCTCCACTTGCATTGACATCTGGAGAGATTGGGCCTGATGGTGCTTTATACTTTTTGACAGGGGGGAGAAAGTTGGAGTCTGATCTTTATCGCGTGTATTATAAGGGACATGCTGATATTGAGCCTAAGAAAACGAAAAATGAAATTCCTAAGGGGATTGCCTTGCGTCGCGAGATTGAACAATTTCATAAACCATCTGCACCAGGCACTGCTGAGAAAGTGTGGAAATACCTTGGTGATCCAGATCGTTTTATTCGTTATGCAGCACGCATTGCAGTGGAGCATCAACCCGTGGATACATGGAAGCATCTTGTTTTTCAGGAAAAAAATGTACTCCGTCTCACCGAAGCGATGTTGGCTCTGGCCAGAAATGGAGATCAATCTTTACAAGCAGAAATGTTTAATAAGCTGGCAACTATTGACATTAGGAAGCTTCCGCAACAGATGCTTTTAAATCTCTTGCGTGTTTATGAGGTCAGTATAGCTCGAATGGGGACACCTGTTGAATCGCAACGTATTCTACTTTCGGAGCGATTAGCGGGTTTATATCCTTCGAAGATAAACCTTGTCAATCGTGAACTGGGAAAAGTATTGGTAGCTATTGGCGATGCGAGTGTTGTACCTAAGACTGTACCATTACTATACTCAGCAAAGGATGATTCGACCAATACCAGTTTTATGAGTTCTTCCAATCTTATTTTGCGTAATCCACAGTATGGTCTGGATATCGCTGACATGTTGGCCAATATTCCTCCTGCGCAACAGATATTTTTAGCAACGATGTTGAGTTCTGCACATACGGGTTGGACCCCAGAATTGCATGATGAATATTTCAAGTGGTTCTATAAAGGTTTTGGTTACAAAGGAGGCAATAGCTACATCGGATTTATTGATAAAGCCCGAAAAATTGCACTGAGTCATGTAAATAAGGATAAATTGGCCTATTACAGTAAGATTTCTGGTGATTCATTGGTTAATCAATCGGGTAATAGACTAGCCGAAAAAGTTCAGAATGCCAAAGGGCCAGGAAGAGATTGGAAGATCGATACAGCGCTCAAATATATTAATGATAATACTGAGATACGTGATTTCAAACGAGGGGGTGAGCTTTTTGTTGCCTTGCGCTGTGCTTCTTGCCATACTATGAAAGGTTCGGGTGGTTCGGTTGGACCTGATCTTACTCAACTGGGAACACGTTTCTCTCCTAAAGATATGTTGGAAGCGATGATTGAACCTAGCAAAGTGATTTCTGATCAATATGAATCTAAAGTTTTTCATCTGAAAGATGGAACTAAGCAAATGGGACGACTGATGGGTGAAAGTGAAAAGAGTTATACCATTTCGCAAAATCCTTATGCACCGCAGTTAACGAAGGAAATTGCAAAAAAAGATGTTCAGGACATCAAAGTCTCCGAAGTATCCATTATGCCTCCAGGGACTTTAAATGTCTTGAATCCTGAGGAACTACGGGATCTAATGGCATACCTCATGTCGGGAGGAAATGAGAATAGTGATGTATATAAAAAGAAAAATAAATAA
- a CDS encoding SusC/RagA family TonB-linked outer membrane protein produces MQYDQFNKKITENFTVQNLCRTQTEKISNPLLGRSSLLKASLLLSGIFSIQLSHIQASVVGYSGRVFDLEENHGMLFNSNSARITRSNIQEQITVSGIVRDAKGLPIPGVTIQVKGTDVATSTAEDGSYVITLNKGQSLSFRNIGYSSQEIVITKAGEQHVTLISMSQDIDEVVVVGYGSQQKKDVTGSIASVSMNNVRGQAIASPDQALTGQISGVQVSTSNGTPGGGPRIRIRGIGAIGAGGSPLYVIDGFPVPSSSSERSNPLTAINPSDIESMTVLKDASATAIYGSRGSNGVILINTKKGTVGKLKINVAASSGIQEVPKKGRPNMMNAMEFAQFRKEAIEDKIRYEEGREPTLNDIPEEYRNPETLGAGVDWYDAVTRIAPMSDFNVSFSGGNEQIRSFVSAGYLNQSGVMLNTGFERFSVRGNVDANISNKLKLGMNIAPTLSYLKGGVSGQGRDEFFEISTPVSTIYNADGTYNPYIVSPGTFGNPNPVMFLNERVDKSSKMKILMSAYAEYSILPKLKFKTTFNVDYQDESGEYFRPSTLANQNAPGPSIPSGNYTRGQYINWANENTLTYDYSSDNGHTISALAGYSIQSQKDKSAGFNGSQFPDDDIQTLNAAARITGGTGIEDWALISYLARVNYTFKDRYILTASFRSDGSSRFGKDNRWGSFPSVALGWRLSEEKFLKDATWVDELKLRASYGRSGNFNISNYAPLSSIGTGNYVFGGSLAPGRIMNSLGNSFLGWEKMKELNVGLDFATLNNRLTIAANYYKRNTLDLLLNTPIPQSSGFSSVTENRGDVENTGFEFSVSSINITNDNFKWNTDFNISFNRNKVIALGRSTDPIFSGASSEGNFTNVTRIGQPVGMIIGYVVDGIYQNQADLEKYASFPGAIPGNLRMRDVNGDGEITPNDDFDVIGNPYPDFTWGMTNTFSFKNFDLRVLMVGSMGQEMLHATRFYTDNIDGVFNVRKEVADRWRSEANPGSGLVPTTNGTGRGRVMYRDTHSLFIEKTDYVWIRNINFGYTFPKSIKGVIKDIRVYGNIQNPFLITGYDGNPEGTNINRGDISPLVQGLDYSAYPVPRIYTLGLNFNF; encoded by the coding sequence ATGCAATATGATCAATTTAACAAAAAAATAACTGAGAATTTTACAGTCCAAAATTTATGTAGAACGCAGACTGAAAAAATTTCAAATCCGCTACTAGGACGTTCTAGTCTTTTGAAAGCATCATTATTATTGTCTGGAATATTTTCTATTCAACTGTCTCATATTCAAGCTTCAGTGGTGGGTTATTCGGGTCGTGTCTTTGATTTGGAGGAAAATCATGGAATGCTTTTTAATAGTAATTCAGCTAGAATTACCCGTAGCAACATCCAAGAGCAAATTACTGTTAGCGGTATCGTACGTGATGCAAAAGGACTTCCTATCCCGGGTGTTACTATACAGGTCAAAGGTACAGATGTTGCCACATCTACTGCTGAGGACGGGAGCTATGTCATAACTTTAAATAAAGGCCAAAGTTTGTCTTTTCGGAATATAGGTTATTCTAGCCAAGAAATTGTGATTACAAAAGCAGGAGAGCAGCACGTTACACTAATCAGTATGTCACAAGACATCGATGAAGTTGTGGTGGTGGGATATGGTAGTCAACAGAAAAAGGATGTTACTGGATCTATCGCATCGGTATCGATGAATAATGTTCGGGGGCAAGCTATTGCTAGTCCTGATCAAGCCTTAACGGGCCAGATTTCAGGTGTTCAGGTAAGTACCTCCAATGGAACACCAGGAGGTGGTCCCAGGATTCGTATACGTGGAATTGGTGCTATCGGAGCAGGAGGATCGCCATTATATGTTATTGATGGATTTCCGGTTCCGTCTTCTTCAAGCGAACGCTCAAATCCTTTGACGGCAATAAATCCCAGTGATATCGAATCTATGACTGTATTAAAAGATGCATCTGCAACAGCAATTTATGGATCGAGAGGTTCTAATGGTGTTATCTTGATCAATACGAAAAAGGGTACAGTTGGAAAATTGAAGATCAATGTTGCGGCGAGTTCAGGTATTCAGGAAGTACCAAAAAAAGGTCGTCCCAATATGATGAATGCTATGGAATTTGCTCAGTTTCGTAAAGAGGCTATAGAAGATAAAATCCGATATGAGGAAGGTAGGGAGCCTACATTAAATGATATTCCAGAGGAATATCGTAATCCTGAAACTTTAGGGGCTGGTGTAGATTGGTATGATGCAGTTACCCGAATTGCACCAATGTCTGATTTTAATGTGAGTTTTAGTGGAGGGAATGAACAGATACGCTCTTTTGTTTCGGCAGGTTACCTGAATCAATCGGGGGTGATGTTAAACACTGGTTTTGAAAGGTTTTCCGTCCGGGGTAATGTAGATGCCAATATCTCTAATAAATTAAAATTGGGGATGAATATTGCACCTACATTATCTTATCTCAAAGGAGGTGTTAGTGGGCAGGGTAGGGATGAATTTTTCGAAATTTCCACACCCGTTTCTACCATTTATAATGCAGATGGTACTTACAATCCATATATCGTTTCACCGGGTACTTTTGGGAACCCTAATCCAGTTATGTTCTTGAATGAACGTGTTGATAAAAGCAGCAAAATGAAAATTTTGATGAGTGCCTATGCGGAGTATAGCATTCTTCCTAAACTAAAATTTAAGACAACTTTTAACGTTGATTATCAGGATGAAAGTGGTGAATACTTTCGACCTTCAACTCTAGCAAACCAAAATGCTCCAGGACCGTCGATTCCCAGTGGAAACTATACACGTGGTCAATATATCAATTGGGCAAATGAGAATACATTAACTTATGATTACAGTTCGGATAATGGTCATACAATAAGTGCGCTGGCGGGTTACTCCATTCAGTCCCAAAAAGATAAGTCGGCAGGGTTCAATGGGTCGCAATTCCCGGATGATGATATTCAGACCTTAAATGCAGCGGCTAGGATCACAGGTGGTACGGGCATTGAAGATTGGGCATTAATCTCTTACTTGGCCCGTGTAAATTACACTTTTAAAGATAGATACATCCTGACCGCATCTTTCCGTTCGGATGGTTCTTCGAGATTTGGTAAAGATAATCGATGGGGGTCGTTTCCATCTGTTGCACTAGGCTGGCGGCTGTCAGAAGAAAAATTCTTAAAAGATGCGACTTGGGTTGATGAATTGAAACTTAGAGCATCATACGGTAGAAGTGGTAATTTCAATATTTCTAATTATGCGCCATTAAGTAGTATTGGAACGGGTAATTATGTCTTTGGTGGTAGTTTGGCACCAGGTCGTATTATGAACAGCTTAGGTAATAGTTTCTTAGGTTGGGAAAAGATGAAAGAGTTAAATGTAGGTTTAGATTTTGCGACTTTAAATAACCGTCTGACAATTGCAGCAAACTACTACAAGCGTAATACTTTAGACTTATTGTTAAATACGCCGATTCCCCAGTCCTCTGGTTTTTCTTCTGTAACAGAAAACCGAGGGGATGTTGAAAATACCGGTTTTGAATTTTCCGTGAGTTCCATCAATATTACCAATGATAACTTTAAATGGAATACTGATTTCAACATTTCTTTCAATAGGAATAAAGTGATTGCTTTAGGAAGAAGCACTGATCCGATTTTCTCTGGGGCAAGTTCGGAAGGTAACTTTACTAATGTTACCCGAATCGGACAGCCTGTTGGTATGATCATCGGCTATGTGGTTGATGGAATTTATCAAAATCAAGCTGACCTAGAGAAATATGCTTCATTTCCAGGGGCTATTCCAGGCAATCTTCGGATGCGGGATGTGAATGGTGATGGAGAGATTACACCGAACGATGATTTTGACGTCATAGGCAATCCGTATCCTGATTTTACATGGGGTATGACCAATACATTTTCTTTTAAAAATTTCGACCTGCGTGTGCTGATGGTCGGATCAATGGGACAAGAGATGTTGCATGCCACGCGTTTTTACACGGATAATATTGATGGGGTTTTTAATGTACGTAAAGAGGTGGCAGATCGTTGGAGGTCTGAAGCAAATCCTGGTAGTGGATTAGTTCCGACTACAAATGGTACAGGCAGGGGCCGTGTTATGTATCGCGATACGCATTCCTTGTTTATAGAGAAAACGGATTATGTATGGATCCGTAATATCAATTTCGGTTATACATTTCCTAAAAGTATAAAGGGAGTTATCAAGGACATTCGAGTCTATGGAAATATTCAAAATCCTTTCTTGATTACGGGGTATGATGGTAATCCAGAAGGGACCAACATTAATAGAGGTGATATTAGTCCATTGGTGCAAGGACTTGACTACTCTGCTTATCCAGTTCCAAGAATCTATACACTCGGATTAAATTTCAATTTTTAA
- a CDS encoding Gfo/Idh/MocA family protein: protein MKKKELRIGLIGCGFMGRTHSNGYKRVGDFFPDLAYKPILKAVCSRSEDKVIAFAEQWGYESYETDWKKLISRDDIDAVDICTPNNMHMEIAVAAAAAGKMVLCEKPLSRNLEEGAQMVKAVETSQVKNTVWYNYRRLPAVTLAKQLVESGKLGKIFHYRTNFLQDWTINENLPQGGRAFWRMDAEAAGSGVTGDLLAHCIDLAMWLNGGIKDVSAMTEIFVKQRLREETGKMEDVKIDDACIFHCHFDNGSLGLFESTRYARGHKALFTFEINGEKGSLRWDLHDLNKLEYFNNADESIVKGWRSIHVTDGDQPYMDKWWVPGLSIGYEHSFVHQVADFLKSVETGEECHPNFRDAYETQKVCEAVLLSAKNKCWADTDVDWNN, encoded by the coding sequence ATGAAGAAAAAAGAACTTAGAATAGGATTGATCGGTTGTGGATTTATGGGAAGAACTCATTCCAATGGGTACAAGCGGGTTGGTGATTTCTTTCCTGATTTAGCATACAAACCTATTTTGAAAGCGGTTTGTTCTAGAAGTGAGGATAAGGTTATCGCTTTTGCTGAGCAATGGGGTTATGAATCTTATGAAACGGATTGGAAAAAATTAATCAGTCGTGATGATATTGATGCGGTTGATATTTGTACTCCGAATAATATGCACATGGAAATAGCTGTAGCTGCGGCAGCGGCAGGAAAAATGGTTTTATGTGAAAAACCTTTGTCTAGAAATCTTGAGGAAGGGGCGCAGATGGTCAAGGCTGTGGAAACAAGTCAAGTTAAGAATACGGTATGGTACAATTACCGCAGGCTGCCAGCTGTTACTCTAGCTAAACAGCTAGTGGAAAGTGGAAAGTTGGGTAAGATTTTTCATTATCGGACGAACTTTTTGCAGGACTGGACTATAAATGAAAATTTACCACAGGGAGGCCGAGCTTTTTGGCGTATGGATGCCGAAGCTGCAGGTTCTGGTGTGACAGGAGATCTTTTAGCGCACTGTATTGATTTGGCCATGTGGCTTAATGGTGGTATTAAAGATGTTTCTGCAATGACAGAAATTTTTGTGAAGCAACGTCTACGTGAGGAGACTGGGAAAATGGAAGATGTCAAAATTGATGACGCTTGTATATTTCACTGTCATTTTGATAATGGTTCCTTGGGATTATTTGAATCTACCCGCTATGCTCGAGGACATAAGGCGCTCTTTACATTTGAAATTAATGGTGAGAAAGGCTCATTACGTTGGGATCTGCATGATCTTAATAAATTGGAATATTTTAATAATGCGGATGAGTCAATCGTTAAAGGTTGGCGCTCGATTCATGTGACCGATGGTGATCAACCTTATATGGATAAATGGTGGGTACCGGGATTATCCATCGGTTATGAACACTCATTTGTTCATCAAGTAGCAGATTTTCTAAAAAGTGTAGAAACTGGTGAAGAATGTCATCCTAATTTTCGAGATGCCTATGAGACCCAAAAGGTGTGTGAAGCCGTTTTATTGTCTGCTAAAAACAAATGTTGGGCGGACACTGATGTAGATTGGAACAATTAA